The stretch of DNA tgcagtctttctgaaagtgatggagactggatcacgaaatgcatcagattagcctaacctatgaaagtgtattttacgctattccaatcggttgtctcagttcgttttagcactaatgattgcggagatatttaagcaaacaccatgggatttcgtgttttgacgtttgtgctcacctttctttggaaagaagtttattagcagttgtttcccctcattttgatgtctctctttttcctgttttggcctttgtttttagtaacctgacttggctttcttggagaaagacattgcaccagcagcaaaacaattagcggtccactactagcgatgctcaactaaataaacaaaagatagactaccttatgaatcgtgcaggcggactaaaccatttagctctttagcaagggagagtgagagtgaccttacacagttttcactatgttttgtatacaaaatccagtcagtcaacctttaaatttcgtctgacattcattttgacatttaatttggaagttaaaatattcaggtaaaataaatatatggtggaaataagtattgaacgcttttttttttttttccccagtaattagcctaaactaccagtgagtctatttgaaattttcaccacacattatattaacacacatataaaaaatccaaacataagagttttgtgtattaaagtggaatgacacaggaaaaaagtattgaacatgcctactgaaatttcttcaatactttgtggaaaagcctttgtttgtaaagacagcttcaagacatttcctgtatgacaaaacttattggtcgcagtatcaggtctgattttggcccattgttctaaacagattccaggggtccctcttgtgaatcctgatctttagttacttccaaaactatttaattgaattggctgccttcaagtctttctggagctttctccgagtggtccttgactcttggaattgactatccttctgactccctggtcagaaatattacaaggagatcctgtgcatggccggttgctgatgcagtgatgtttcttccacttgcagataatggctcccatgctgtttactggaagattctggtgttttgaaatgcatctgtaaccagtttcattgatatgttttgcaacaataaggttgcaaaggtcttgggagagctttttggttttatccatcatgaaatgtttcttgtgtgacaccttggtaatgaaaaacctttttatagcccatcaatatgtaggctactaaccaaacttatattaatttgcacagatagaaaggataactactctctatatagattccttccctttccttgccttagggCTTTTTCTTAGCATGTTtaatacttttcccctgtgttattccacttcattacatgactctacttatggagttgtttggattttttatgtgtgtattacctgagttattactaatgcctggtgaaaatgttgtgccccctgtattccacttttcacgggccctctcctccattggggccctatacttcccactttcccccccagtacgccctttaatctgctgaaccttctgctcgtttccaaatataaaaaaaactctgcaactcaatattggcctgcctgcctcagctgcctgtgaggggcttttcagttgtgctggattactgttcactgcaaagcgacccaaggatgagtgcaactaactttgaaaatcaactactgctcaaacttaaaggagaactccggtgatttttcacatagatctccatttctcaacgtccttttcaggcaagtacctccactcggcggccatattgcaatacTTTTttggcacttatcgtgcatctatttcagcagaaatgcgtgtgcgtaaggcttcacgacaccaatcgtgctccagcagcgagatcacaacagatgattggcacgatgtcttcacagcacaccacatgattggctcaatgtattttacaacacaccacatgattggctcaatgtattcacatgtcaacgttttgccgcggaagggttgtgatatgtgtagacatatgatgtgtatacaactggcgttacaaactaaccccatgcattactatggaggattttttgagtgctgtatctcctcattagaaagtctttggtgaaactggttgttctggtaccccccccgccccaaaaaaaaagtaactaagtaacttttacttaaagtacattttaaatgaactactttttacttttacttgagtacattttcagattggtattttaacttgtacttgagtaatatttcatcaaggtattggtacttttacttgagtacaatattttcatactttttccacctctgctgaaatgttcagaagggtttgaggatcatgaaaatgtgcccgaaattcacattcctaactctatagtcaagtcaagtcaagtcaagtcaagtcggcttttattgtcaatttctttacatgcactggtcatacaaagaattgaaatttcgtttcttactttcccatgcagacatagacatgctttaaatacagacatagacatactatggacatagccatagacaataaacattaaattaaagtgcaagactgaaatatagaacatgtatgtatcaaaatagaaatataggacatatattaaaaaaaaaaatagaggtagttgtgttgtatatttctatagtcttaacagttacatgaagtttaaacttgtgcttgtgtgacctgtatatttacattgatatgcagtatgcagtaattcaagtatatcaggcttgatgtgaagcagcaacacgtttggctgcgcagtcacagtgcagttccacatggcggtgttggggggggggggaggggggggggtttggtagacaggatcctagtttcctaggttcctggttggctggtgggtggggggggctgtcagtgatgggagagtgggtagagtgttcagcatcctgattgcttggtggatgaagctacttgccagtctggtggtgcgggagcggaggaaccaagaaccaagaccttagcatatgtggtgaaattctgagctatgcccatagacttcaatggagcagtcgctgcctctgctctgcataaagggggattttgaccccccccttgtgcgatccgggttcccggaagtggctcctgatgaaatatcttgctccgccttaacaatctttggtattgagtcatttttcagttggtccccccagtactgcgcagactcacacctaactttgtgacgttagccatcgaactgaatcttgtaactcatatgatagatacacagaaattcttctcacacttccttcgccttcaaagtcatcaaagttaaacatttatttatgtattattattaatatcatcctcacaagtgatatcaagtcgtgttaatgttgaaactaccacacatgataatcttcaaaaacagtcatggtaaaacaaaacaaaaaagttatagccttgaggctaatcttctttccacttttctgacctacggtcaatccatcgaaaacctctgaaatgattattgTTAGACTACCTAACGGTAAAACTACTGTTTTTtattaggtttacttgcctctatgctttaccttaacataggctacaatgctattgtaggctacatagctttgttcacGAGTTTCTGTGCTGGCTGGACTAcacttcttatccaaacaataatTCTTATCCAAATTTATCTCCCTTCAGTGCGTTAGCTTCCCTTCAACCGGACATGctattcttcttacgggaacctaacgttacgtacgaggtagtcgagtcttgttttgcctttgccttattgtttatgtagataacaCAGAAGCTAAAATATCGGCACATGATATATTAAGTTATGGgagttcaaaaaaatcctaaatgaatgggcgttctatggggttagcagagaGTTGATAACCACCGCTACATCGatgcttctacttccgggaattcgcctgcccccttggttaAGACGGATCGCTACTTCCGGTCATGCGGAACACCATTCAAGGTGAATGGCAATAGCACAGATGATTTGCACAAGACGGTATTATGTACCTCTGTGTACCAACAGCAGATAAAAGCAACCATATTTGAGCTTTCATCATTTTCCCCGCAATGTGGACCGTAGAAGAAAATGGATTCAAGCCATCAGGAGAGAGGAAGGCCCACTGTTTAACATCTCTAATAGCACAGTCGTTTCTAGTATGCATTTCCATAGCAGTAACCTGTACAAAACACCTAGTGGTTTTAACAAACCAGAGTTAAACAAGACGCTGTACCTTTTGTTTTTTCATGGGTCTCTGACACAACCCAAGCCAGGAGGTCTGTTTTTAAGAAGACAACTGAGAGACTGGGGTTTGATGAAGTCCAACAACCTTGTGATAACTAAGATGTTGATGCCCTGGTAAGATTTGATCTGAGTAGATGAACTGGCAAGGAGATAAATAGCCAGGTGTACATTTGCATATACATTATGTTTATTTGGAGGATTTTACTGGCTCTGTGCACTAGATAATGAGTACTTAAATTGTACCAAAACGTAAGAAATAACATTACAATGTGCAAGTGTTAAGCTTCTTAAAACCATGGGTGACTGATTAGCACTGATATGTGCCAGTGTGCTCGGTTTCAAGTTGATATTTAAACACAAATTTAGCTTTCACCTTTTTCCTAAATACACAGCCTAGGCATGATATGAAAGATGaaccttgtgtttgtgttatggtGGGTGAACGGCACACGTTTCTCGCTCGTTGTAATCGCTTTTAAAAAGCACCTAAAGATGAATGCTTCAGTTGTACCAAAATGTATGAAATACAATTTATGCAAGTGTTTTGCTTCTTAAACCCGTGGGCAGCTCCAAGGAGCACTGCTGTGTGCCAGTCTGCTCTGTCTAAGCAGGcacgcctgcaggtgtacgttcgtacgcactgtgcgtaccatcaggctactcaacagctagagaaaatttcccttgtgggtgtgtgtattcacaccaaattggcctaccataccttcccaactatgcacagtatcccattagctgcatgccatcaggctatttaccattttctattacgtaaagttagtgaacacgttatcaaaattaacgtgcacacattttgtttgagcaggagagagaatacacacgcaggcacgcaataggctacttgttgttttcttttactcggctatctatatatagCCGAGtaacacaatgttgagctaattcactaactcaatactcatcatggatatcacaagtttaaacaacgaaaacagaaaggatggaggcagcaaatcTAGGAGttttggtgtgcttgtcagaatgttagactgcactaaagccAGACTTCACGTTACGTTAGAACaaaactttagcctgtatagggctgtatcaagttgtccttaccatagcattaattcctgcaggcgcccctggttTCAAGTAGATATTTACGTGATTTTAGCTTCCACCCGCCTACGTGCACTACGTGGAGTTTACCTAGTGCTGCACAGAGCCAACATAGCCAACATAGATTATTTCATACATTTATCTTTCATACACCTTTTACTGAAACACAGATTATTGTGATGTTATTTTGTGTCACAGCACTCATAACTTACTACAGTATGTCATCATTGTACACTACAGTAATTGTAGTGTACCGTAATTAATTAATAAGTATTGTTGTTTACAGTTAGCAGGATGTCAGCATCAGGAAAATAAGCTATTCTTGATATGGACTGAGTTTAAAGAGGTGCTGTGATCTGTTTCATTATTTCTCTACTTTTTTCTCTACTTGTCTATTTGTTTGCATCAGGTAGGTGCATTAGATGCAGCTCACACGAGGATAGTGGAACTGGAGGTGCTGGTGTTGTCACGTGAGTATTTTCACTTCCCTGCTCTTCTACATGCCTACGCACGCACCCACCCATACACTCCCACATGCTAAGTTGTTAGTAATAATCACTGAATCCGAAATCAAGAAAATACATCGAGaaatatgtcacacacacatgcacgcccacATGCTGATCAACAGAATAATTGTAAAACAgacaaattgaaaattgaacaaagcacgcacgcatgcacatacacacagaccaatagtatgaaaaatcaggaacagagtttatttacaatgatgcgcatcaagagagagacagcatgacttcacctaaagatccatctgCTGCTCTAattagacaaggaaatagttagggttaagtagtaagtatccttccaggctgatgggagatggcgttggtcatcccatctcacgtggactacactgattagtggcaacctggcaatccggagcagatagctactgacgcagccatgcagaacagtgaaacactgcaaagtcatattccttcttatctctaaatacagtcacacagagatatacaaagggacagtacagatatcatagtCATTAcctagaatcatacttttagtatcaaagtgacccactaatgagaaatgcagaacattaaaccacatattggaatattggacataatattctattccactttctctcaagaACTTCAATGAAGGACTCGTCTCACCAAATCCTCTCCTCTACACGGAAATGTCTGACTTGGTGTCAGTGACTGTCACACCAGGGAAGGCCAGTTACCGCAACCTGACCTTGCACCTGGGTGAAATTCTGGTGACTCATTTTTAGTTGAGGTTTCCTCCCAACGAACTTGATGTGAGGTGCCTCGTGATGCTGGTGATGTCTGGCCATTTCACCTCCATTAGTACAAAGTGGGGAACCTGCAAAGAATCAACCACCTGACAATCTAGGCTTGCACTCAGATGTATCACAACGATGCTGCAGTGGGAGACCTTGACCTACCAGAGATCCACGTAGTGGTGGAGCACTTCTGGCTCCAGCCCCTGCCGCATATCTGTGGTTTGCCACGTTCCCTTGAGGACCCTCCCTGCCAACCACTGCTGGGTCTCATCTCTCCTGGCAGCAAGGACCTCAtggcttgctgtgagcctgctCTCCacaggtcaattttcaataaaATATGTTTCTTGTTTACTTGTTACTTTGACACTAACCTTTTATAGGGCATATATAATGTGGATTTCACTCTGCAGCGTCccgatgtttttgtttttttaatgaccaACTGGTTAGGTTACGTTTACCTGAGTGCGTGGCATGTGCAACAATGTGATTACAGAGTCCTCTaccaacacacaaaacagcatATCCCCGTAGTCTTGCTGGCCGAAGTAGTGTTAGTAATAGCACGGTGAGTGGAACATATTAGCAAAAGTTTCTGAACCTTAATATAACTTCTAACTTGTAAGTAAAGAAATGTTTTCAATCGTATTCAAGTGACCAAATGATTCAAAAGAGATtagtctttgttttgtttgtgccaTTTCATGAAGTCAGTTTAATTCCTGACCACCTGGCAGAGTTttttgcactgcactgcactgcatttTCAAACAGAACATAAATGACCATCTTTTTTTACCCTGAAGCCAAAGGCTGTCAGATAGCAACATCAGTAGTCAGTGGCAATATGaggcaacacaacacagttgAGTGCATTGATTTGCTCCTTGGATTCATCAGTTCCAATTAAACCTAAAGATGACCTCTAGCTGGGATTACTATCTGGAAATGCTCATCTAAGAATGAAATGTTCGGAGGGCTCCACAGCATGTTCCAAAATACACGATAAAGAGGAGGATCTGCTGTTTGACATCCCCTAAAACTAATAAATGTCCACCATTAAGGAGATTATACCACAACCAGactagagaggagagtgagatggCCGGCAGTGGGTGATGCTGGTGTTATACAATGTTTTTGATGAGTATAACCAGACAATGTATAATAAGGACACAGCACTCAATCTGGAGAATCCTCCAtataaatgtatggggttagtttatAACACCAATATACCACTTATATTTCTCATATTCTGTGtgaattgatttatttttcCACTTTACACACAGATTACACAACATCAGAGTTGTTGACAACTGGGACATttaataaataacattttaaaatgattttCACATTCCAACAATCCATGTCATACCATTCCATGGCCGATTGATTGTGGTTTACATTCATGGTCTTCATTAATAAAAGAAATGCTTACATTCGGCACATAGCTTATCTAATCATATTTTATGTAGTGCAAAGTTaacaatacacatacagtagcatCAGTACGACAAGCTGCACAATTACAAATACTGGCACTTCTGTTGTTTCACAAAGCACATTACAGAAATAAATCAGTCCTTCTGTTTGTGAATGAGTTGATCAAGAACATGATTCAAACCAGTAAGAATAGAACCGACATTATAATACAATAAAACAATTATTTGAACTTAAGTTCAAATGTGTCAGTAGTATCTCCTCTTAAGTATTCCTTTTCATTTTATACACATTTTGTACATAtctattttcattttcatacatCTTGAAGCCCAGGCTACATTTTGAAAATCATAAGGGTGTAAACAGTAGCGGGTGACCCATAGTGTCTGGCTGGCAGACTTGAAACCACTTTGCAGGACTTAATGTACTATTTTTCTGTATTTCttcatgtatttttttctgatCTCGCCTGTTTTTAAGTAAAGAAAAGTACAAAGAAAAGCAGCAGCCTTCATAATGCCTTAATAGCACAGTCGGATAAAAAAAAGAGCGTGCCATCAAAGCCATAAACATGCTGCTACTTGGGGAATATAAGGAGCAGCAGTTTGTGCTTTATTCATAACATTTTATTTTGACATGCCATTATTACTGACCTGCAcataataaaaaacacacaaactaagCTGACGTCGTAATTCAACTCTTCCCATTTCAGAGGTTTGAAGATGGGTCATCATGGGAATATTTGCTAGGCTTGTgtacaaactagatgtaccgcagagcggtacaaattattaccgccgcccagtccagcacatgttttccacaaaaataagtcatgctgaaaggcatatatgattctaactgtctcactgaattgcattatgcacactcaattctcactggtatctgctagacaacaagtaccaaaacatgattagttcatagatttcacatgtaaaatacattttatacaaccccacccccatcttgcctgttcataattctgagaaattcttgaattgtgcgcgtgtgtgcgtgtacatgttaatgtttatgtgtgtgtgtgggtgggtgggtgggtgtgtgtgcgtgcatgtgcatgtgcttgtgtgtttgcctgtttatgtgcctgtgtgtgtgcatgtgcatgcatgcgtatatatgtctactgtgtgagtatgtgtcatacgtaggattactgtgaatgtatgtgtgtgcgtgtgtatctgtttatgcacatgtgtgcatatggaatgggtttacatgacacctggaggcaaacatacgcaaaaaattggtcatcctaggccctacggttctcgagatattcacagaaaactgtgtctgccctaccctcctttcggggggctCCAGTctagcgggggggctacagatcaaaacgaaaaacgattgttccatgctatccatgtggggttacatgcccaccaagtttcgtgtaccccggtcttacagtgtcctgggaattcttgacggaaatttggacattcgctgcgcggcggtcataataatggctTCTATCGGCATGGTGATGCCAATTTAAAGCacaactctcgccaaaatgcatcctagtttttgtgaatgtacccaagtcaaactttcgtttaaaagcataattacgtccgaagcgccacttttcaaaatcaaaatcgctatttttaaaacacataGTTTACTATGTGGacataattatgcttttaaacaaaATTTTGattcgggtacattcacaaaaacaccctaggatgcatcttggcgagagttacgctttaaGCTCCAGCAAAGCTAATTACACTAGATAATGTATTTGTCGACCCTGAGACCTTCTCCTTTATACTTTGTCCACCATATCAAACTTTATCCACCATCCCAAACATTGTCTATCATTTCACAGGCACCAGGCAGGGACACAAGCGTCACTATTATCTCATAATGATGAGGAGCATAGGCTATATCCACGTTAAGACAGGCAGGTCAGATCTCGTGCCCCAGGCCTCAGTCGATGTCCTCCAGTACGAGCTCGTTCTGTTTCTCTTGCCCACAGAACTCTCTCCTCCGGGTGTCCTGCGCTTGGGGCTGGCCGCTCTGTCCGTCTATGAACACCCGATTGTGGCGCCCCACGGCGGGCCTCCGTGGTTGCACCACGCTGGGCACCTCAGCCAGGCACAGTTGGAACTGGAACGCCGCCTGGAAGCCACGGCGGAAGTTCTCGTTGAAGTAACCGTAGACCACGGGGTTGACGCTGCTGTTGAAGAACGCCAGCCAGTGGGCGAACGGGAACACGTAAGCCGACAGCATGCTGATCTGGCTCGGCGTCATGTTCCCGTAGTCCGTCAGCATGATTAGCGTCCACAGCGGCAGCCACGATACGGTGAACAGCATGGCCACAATCAGGAGCATGTGGATGACCTTGATCTTGCGCCGGTAGACCCGACGGCCGTCCTCCTCGGCCCGGCCCTCGCGGAGCTGCGCCGGCGACTTGAAGAGCTTGAGGGCCACGCGCGTGTACATGATGACGATGAGCGTGACGGGCGCCAGGTAGATGTGTGAGAACAGCACGGTGGTGTAGATCTTGCGCATGCTCTGGTCCGGCCATGCCTCCCAGCAGGTGTACAGAGGGTAGGTGTTGTTGTGCTCGTCAACCATGAAGTGGAACTCGTCTTTGGTTACGGTCAGCGTGGCTGCCGAGGGACACATGATGACGATGGCTAATGCCCAGATGAAGGTGATGGTGATAATGGCTTGCCTTTGGGTGAGTTTCTGTTGGAATGGGTACACGATACATCTGAACCTGCAAAGagaagtatataagtatatatactcttttgatcccgtgagggaaatttggtctctgcatttatctcaatccgtgaattagtgaaacacactcagcacacagtgaacagaagcacacactaatcccgacgcagtgagctgcctgctacagcggcgcttggggagcagtgaggggttaggtgccttgctcaagggcacttcagctgttcctactggtcggggttcaagtCCAAAGCTCTAACCAGTAAGCCACAGCTGCCCTCCGTGATTCCCAGTGAGAATGTCAACACAACAAAAGAGTTTAACAATGATGTAGTAGACAATTCTGAAGAATTCCACAATCAAGAAGTTTAAAGAaaaggttttatttcagttagcctatacaTGTATATAAATTAGCTTCTGAATATTGCATGCAATAACAGAGGAAGTGCCTCCAAACCTCTGGAGCACTTTGGTCAACGTAGCAGGGCCTTGTAGATCCAACTAGATTTATTAAAAAGTAAAACCTACACCCACCCAGAGATGTTCCGAAATTGATTAAAAATATCTAAAATGCAGAAGTTGGGTAAGACAAAAGAAAATCATCTGCATTATGAGAAAGTTTAAACTATTGCTCCTGGCCTGAACATTCTAATGGAAAGTTGTCCCCATATTTTAATTTTAGAAAATATAGCATTGGGCTCTTATGGTCAAAGTTGGGTCAAAACACCTTACAGACCTTTCTACTGCGATGGCCACCAAGGTGAACACCGATGCAGAAACAGATGCTCCTTGGACGAGTCCACTCATTTTACAAACAACTTCATCGAATGGCCATCCTGGGGGACGAAGAACAGAATACCATTAGCATTCGACCATCTGCTAAATGAGGACATTAGAAGATTCATTTTTTAAAACTGCTAAACTGTTCCATAGAAAAACAGAAGTGTTATTATTTCAACTCCATATCCTTCCTGATACCCATCTGCTGACGTCTCAGAAGGAAGATGATGTTTATAATAATTACataacttttatttattttttgttggtgGCTACTGAATATTCATGGTCAGTTAAGTACACGGTGGCATTTATACATCAATAACTAATGATATTCAAACCAAGATGTCAACagtaatgaaaaataaatatatattttttgtgctTCTCATCTGCATACTGCAGTTGACTCCATGAGTGCCCACCTGTTATCAAGTTGTCAGCCAGCGTGATTGGCAGACACAGGATGCCCACAAAGAGGTCACTAATAGCCAAGTTGAGGATGAAGATGTTGGTGACCGTCCTCATCTGCCGGTTCCTCACCACTATCAGACAGACGAGGGAGTTGCCGATCATGC from Alosa sapidissima isolate fAloSap1 chromosome 24, fAloSap1.pri, whole genome shotgun sequence encodes:
- the LOC121700186 gene encoding neuropeptide FF receptor 1-like, whose protein sequence is MLIFFLCMIGNSLVCLIVVRNRQMRTVTNIFILNLAISDLFVGILCLPITLADNLITGWPFDEVVCKMSGLVQGASVSASVFTLVAIAVERFRCIVYPFQQKLTQRQAIITITFIWALAIVIMCPSAATLTVTKDEFHFMVDEHNNTYPLYTCWEAWPDQSMRKIYTTVLFSHIYLAPVTLIVIMYTRVALKLFKSPAQLREGRAEEDGRRVYRRKIKVIHMLLIVAMLFTVSWLPLWTLIMLTDYGNMTPSQISMLSAYVFPFAHWLAFFNSSVNPVVYGYFNENFRRGFQAAFQFQLCLAEVPSVVQPRRPAVGRHNRVFIDGQSGQPQAQDTRRREFCGQEKQNELVLEDID